The Terriglobales bacterium genome contains the following window.
TCAGGGCCGCCCGGGAGGAGATTATCCGCTTCTCAGGCACACAGTTCGACCCCGATGTAGTGCGCACCTTCCAAGGCATGCCAGAGAGCATTTGGGTGGACCTGCGGAAAGAAATTGACGCCCAGGTGATAAGCTTCGCCAAAGAAAAAATAACCGCTCAAGCGATTGTGTGAAATGCAAGCTGCTAGCTTCTAGCTCCTGGCTGTTATAGAGCGCTGTAGTCTAAAATGCCCTCACACAGCTAGAGCGTTCCACAATTGCTGCATCCGCTACCGTGGAAGAGTGGGCCTTCCTTCAGGCCCACGTTGAGATGCAAAACAAAATGGGCTTTATTTGGTCGCTGCATTAGTGATGTCCTAATCCCCCAACTCCTGTCATCCTGAGCGGAGTCCGCGCGACGTAGGAGCGCGGACGGAGTCGAAGGACCCCGAGAATTTATCGCTCAACCATTCGGCGTCAAGGCATTCTCACCAGTACATTCACATCTTCCCTATGCTGTTATGGAGTACTGTAGTGTTGTAATCTAAAATGCCTTTGAAACAGCTAGCAGCTAGGAGCTACCCATGGCATTACTCACCGAAGCAGAGATACGGAAGAATCTCGAAGGCTTGAAGGGATGGAGCCTTACAGGCAAAACAATTGAGCGCCAGCTCGAATTCCCGGATTTCAAAGCCGCTATGAAGTTTGTGAATGCAGTGGCGGAAGCGGCAGAAGCAGCCAATCACCATCCGGATATCACGATTAACTACAATAAAGTGCGTTTTGTGTTGACATCACACGATTCCGGCGGGGTCACACAACGAGACATTAAAATGGCGGGGAAAATTAATCAAATCTTGGGGAAGTAAGATTGCGATTTCTGATTTACGATTTTCTAATGTGTGGTGAAAAGGTCGAGTTCACCTGAAACTTCAGGCAAATCGTAAATCAAAAATCGTCAATCGTAAATTTACTGAATGGCTTCAAGTGTGGCGGCCATTTCATTGATCGCCTTCTGGAG
Protein-coding sequences here:
- a CDS encoding 4a-hydroxytetrahydrobiopterin dehydratase; this translates as MALLTEAEIRKNLEGLKGWSLTGKTIERQLEFPDFKAAMKFVNAVAEAAEAANHHPDITINYNKVRFVLTSHDSGGVTQRDIKMAGKINQILGK